CGAGTTGTCATCGACCCGCACCAGCAGGTTCCCGGCGGCGGTGAAGGCGTCGGGGTGCCCGTGGGTCCAGACATCGATGAAAGCGCCCTCCGGGGTGAAGCGCTGCACCCGGTACTGCACGTCTCCGTTGGAGTCACGGTCCTCGTCCTGGGCGTAGACGGTGCCGTCGGGTGCGACCCGAGCGCGCGGGCCGCTCGTGAACTCACCGGGTCCTTCGTTGGTGGGTTCTTCGGGAGCCCCCCAGGCCCTGATGAAGCTGCCGTCGGCACTGAAGGCCTGGATCCGATCGTTCTCGGGGCCGCCGAAGAAGCCGTCGCTCACGTACACAGTGCCGTCGGGACCCACGCCGGCGACGCCGGGACCCCGGAACTGCCCGGGCCCCGAGCCGGTGGTGCCCCAGGACGCCACGGGCGTCGGCGCCACCTCGGCGTCGCCCGCCTCGGTCTGGGCGCCGGCACCGCCGACGCCGGCGGATGCCAGCACGAACGCGGTCAGGGCCACCGCCGCCCCCAGCCGGGTGCGTCGCCTGAGGGCCGTGTCATCTGCGTTCATGCTCGCGGACGCTAGGGAGCGGCTTCCCCGGCCGATACCGCAATTTGGGCCAACTTCGTTCTCGCAGGAGCACCCCGTCGAGGGTTCTCAGGCCGGTGTGGCGAACGACGGGAAGTCGCCGGAACCGGCACCACGTTGTCCCTCTCCGTCGTCCCGGGCGGTGGCGGCGCCGGCCAGCGCCCGAGCGGGGCAGTTCCTGGAGCGTCCCCAGGGTCGGGCGTCCGATCACGCCGCCGCCGGTGACTGCCAGACGAGGCCGGGGAAGCGGCTGAAGTCGGTGTCGTAGGACACGAGGTCGGCGCCGTGCTCGATGGCCAGAGCAGCGAGATGGGCGTCGGTCACGAGGTTGCCGCCGACGCCGGTGGCCTCGAGCAGCTCGGTGAGCAGGTCGAGGTGGCGGGCCGTCGGCTGGGGCACGGTGACGTTGGGGCGTCCGTGCCACTCGCGGACGAGGTCGATCGCCTGTCGGGGCGCGAGGGGTGAGGCCACGATCCTGGGGTTGGTGGTGATGCGGACGAAGCCGACGGTGACCGCACTGGGCAGAGCGACGGTCTCTGATCCCGACAGGGCGTGGTCGAGCCACGACTTGGCAACGGTGTGTTTCGGTGAGCCGAGGTCGATGGCGTAGATCAGGACGTTGACGTCGATGAGCTTCACTTGCCCATCTCGAGCTTGCGGATGATCTCCTCGTCCTCGAGCTGGGCGGCGAGTGACAGCGCCTTGTCCAGGTTCACCCCGGGTCGAACGCCGAGCGAGAACGTCGGCGTCTCGTACGGCTCGGGTGTCGCGTCCGACCGAAGGCCGCGCCGGAGGAGCTCGTTGACCGTCTCTTTGAACCCGGTCCCCCGCTCGCGCATGAGGCGCTTGATCTGCTGGGCCACGTCCTCGTCGAGCGTCAAGGTGGTCCGCACGGAAGCATCATAGCATCAGCCTGTACCGGGCCGGCGGTGATGAGTCGTCATGACCGCCGAGCGGATCAGCTGCGGCGGACCGTGATCTTCACCGTGTCGGTGCTGCCCGACTCGGTCGTGGCCCGGACCCGGCAGGTGAACGTGGCCCCCACCGGCGCAGCCCGCTTCACCTTGACGGCCACCCGGAAGGGCATGGAGCTCGGCTCGGCGAGGATGGCATCCGCACCGCTGATGAAGGGGTTGATGACGAAGCCGCCCCCGACGACCTGGCTCGTGATGTCCGCGGTGAGCAGGTAGTACTTGACGTTGAAGCTGCTGTCTCCTGCGCAACCCGTCAGGGTGATGTCGGAGACGTCTTCGAGCGTCACCGGCATCTCGATCTGCAGCCCGACGTGGAAGTTGGCGGTGGTGCCCCGTACGGCGCTACGGGAGACCGCCTGACCGCGGCCCCCTGTGTTGAAGGTCTCGTCGCCGACGAAGGTCGTGCCGTTGGCGGAGACCTTCAGGTCGGGCTGGAAACCGGCACCCTCCGGTGCCGCGCCGGCGGTGCCACCGGTGACGCCGACGATCGCGAGCACGAAGGACAGTGCGAGCACGGCGGCGCGAGTCGTCCAATGGGTTGGAGCGGGGTGGTGCATGGACAGGGCTGAACCTCCAGGGCGCTCAGGCTCGGTGCACGATCAGCTTGACGGCGTCATATGGCGGAAGGGCGGCGCCCCCGCCGTCCACGGGGATCCTGCATCGCAAGGTCGCTCCGACCCTCGCCGTGCTCTTGACCCGGACGTCCACCCTGACCGTCTCGAACTCGGCCGGATCCAGACGGAGCCTCGCCACCCCCATCTGTACTTGGGTGGTGATCCGCAGGGGTTCGTGGCCGGGACCGACCAGGAAGTAGTCGACCCCGAAGTCCGGCGAGTTGGCCTGGATGCTGCCGATGGGGCAGCCCAGGAGCCTGGGCTCGTGGACCTCGTCGCCGTCGTTCTGGACGCGGACGTAGAACCGCACCGTGGTCCCCCGCCGCCCCGTGCGACTCACCTTCTGCCCGAAGCCGGTCGTGTTGTAGGTGTCTTCGCCGACGTACGTCACGTCGTTCTTGCTGATCAGGGCGTCGATCAGCGGCTCGGCCTCGACGGCAGGGGCGACCTCGGCGCCGGCCCCGCTGATGCCGGCCGCGAGCGTCACGAGCACAGCGACCGCAGTGGCCCACAAGGTTGCTCGCATCGGTCCTCCTCGTCGTTCGCTTCGCGTGGGTGCGGTGCGTCGTGGGGCCGCTTACGAGGCGGCCGGGTAGCCGCCGGGGACGAGGTGGCGGCAGGCGAGGGCCACGGTCTGGGACGTCGAGCCGGCGCCAAGGCGGTCGCGGAGCTCGGCGAGTCGACGACTGGCCGAGCGCCGGGACATGCCGGCGGCGCGGGCCGCGGTCGTGACGGTGGCACCTTCGCTCAGTCGGACGATCAGCGCACGGAGGGCATCGTCGATGTGGTCAGCGACGTCGGCGGCGAACGCCGAGCCATCGGCGTCATCGTCTCGCTCTTCCGGTACGAGCTGGATCAGCAGCGCCGCGTGCAGGCGGGTCTTGGCCCCGAGGCGCTGCCGGGTGCGCTCGAGGGCGCTGTCCACCGAACGAGGGGACAGGCCCAACTGTTCGGCGATCTCGGCCGACGTGTGCCCGGCCTCGACGAGGACCAGGATCTCCCGCTCACGAGGAGGGAGGGCAGAGACACGGGTCGACCGGAGCGAGGGGGGTGATCCTTCTCGGCTGGCCGTTGGCTGATGTGTCGTCATTGCCCGCACCTCGAGTGTGAATGCCGTCGGTGACGGCCGCTTCGTAGGGCCATGTGGAGGAACGCCTAGCCCTTCCGCGGATGATCGCAAGGCGACGTTGTGGAAAAGCTGTCGTGGCGTTCCGGGGGGTGTGGTGAACACCGCTAACCTGCGGCTCTCATGTGGGTGGGCGTGCTCGGACCGGTCACCGCGACCAGCGGCGGAGAGCCGGTGGTGGTCAAGGGCAGGCGCCAAGCCGAGGCGCTGGCGGCCTTGGCGCTCTTCATCGGCCGACCGGTGGGCACGGATCGGCTCGTCGAGGCGCTCTGGCCGGGCGATCCGCCACCGACGGCCCGCCGGTCGCTCCAGAGCCACCTCTCGCGCCTGCGCGGGGCCCTCGGCGACGACGTCATCGCTCGAGATGTGGCCGGATATCGGTTGAGCCATGCGGTGACGACGGACGTCGTCGAGTTCGAGCGCCACCTCGGCCGCGCCGCGGCCGCGACGGACGCCGTGCAGGCGCTGGCCCATCTCGCTGCGGCCCGTTCGCTCTGGCGGGGTGAGCCCTTTCCCGAGCTGGTGGATTGGGCGCCCGCGGCGGCCGAGCGATCCCGCCTCCTCGCTATCTACGAGGGGCTCGACGACGACCGCCTGGAGCTGCAACTCGGTGTGGGCGACCCTGCGGGACTCGTGGCCGAGGCCTCCGTCCTGGTGGCCCAGCAGCCGTTGCGCGAACGCCGTTGGGGTCTGTTGATGCGGGCGCTCTACCTGGCGGGCCGTCAGGCCGAGGCGCTCTCGACCTTCCAGGAGGCCCGCAAGCACCTGATCGAGGCGGTCGGCGTCGAGCCGGGCCCTGAGCTCCGTGCGCTCGAGCGGGCGGTGCTCGAGCAGGATCCGGCGTTGGAAGCGCCGACCTCGCCGAGGGTCGCTCCCACCCTTTCTGTCGCATCCGAGGCTGAGCACACGCCCCGGTTCCTCGACCTCCTCCGCGAGCGTGATCCCCTCGTGGGCCGCGAGCGCGAGCTCGCACGGTGCCTCGACCACTGGGACCAGGCCCGGCGGGGCGGACGGCCGGCGGTCGTGGTGGTCCGCGGGGAGCCCGGGATCGGCAAGACCCGCCTGGCCGCAGAGGTGGTGGAGTGGTCCGCCTCAGCGGGCGAGTCGGTGCACGTCGCTCGTTGCCGTGAGGGCGTGGGCGTCCCCTACGCCCCGTTGGCGGAGGCCTTCCCGGCGCTGTCTCAGGAGGTGGGCGCGGCGTCCGACGATCTCGGTGCCGGCGCCACGTCGCCGGAGCAGGTGTCGATGGCCCGCGAGCGGGTGGCCAAGGCGTTCGCTCGGGCGCTGGAACGAGCGGGCGGGCCCGCGCCGGCCCTGCTCTTGTTGGACGATGCCCAGTGGGCCGACGCCCCCACCGTCGAAGCTCTCCGCTGGGCCCTCGAGCGTGAGCTCTCGGAGCCGGTGCTGCTCGTGCTCACCATCCGTTCGAACGAGACCCCCGAGGCGCCGGAGGCACTGGATGCCCTCCTCGCCGACCTCCCGCGGGTGGTCGACACGCTGGACGTGCCGCTCGGCGGGGTGGACCGGGAGGCGGCGGCGCTCATCGTCGGTCACCGCACGCCGTCGGCGCCGGAGCCGGAGGACGTCGACTGGTTCTTCGAGCAGAGCGGCGGCAGTCCTCTGTACCTCACTGAGCTCGCCCGGCAGGCGCACCACGAGGTCTCGTTCACCGAGGTCCCCCTGTCCATCAGCGAGATCGTCCGCCGTCGGGTGGAGGTCCTGGCCGACGGGGCGCGCGACCTGATCCTGGCGGGCGCCGTCCTGGGGGAGGAGTTCGACATCCGGACCGTTGCGGCGATGCTGGCCCGGCCCATCGACGAGGCGTTGGACGATGCGGCGGCGGCGGTCGACGCGCAGTTGCTCTACCGGCAGGCGGACGCCGCGTTCCGCTTCTCCCACGGCATCACCCGTCGGGCGGTCGAGTCGACCTCGTCGACGTCGCAGCTGCTGTCCCTGCGTTGGGCCGCCGGAGCGCTCCTGGAGGGGTTGGCGGCCGCGCGACCCGAGGAGGTCGCCGATCTGTTGTTGGCCGGAGCGCCCGTCGGTGACTCGACGCGTGCCGCTCGTGCGGCCTTGGCCGCCGCGTCATCGGCTCGGGATCATCTCGATCCCGGCGAAGCGCTGCGGCTCCTGACCCGGGCGGCGAAGATCCTGCGCGGGGTGGGACCCGATGAGCAGCGCGTGCTCGCCGAGGTCCTCCTCGCGTCAGCGGACCTCGTCGCCCGCCAGGGGGAGGTGCCCGACGCCAAGCAGTTGGCGGCCAAGGCTGCGGAGTTGGCCCGAGCGCTCGGTGATCCCGAGCTGTTCGCCCGGGCCACGGTGGGGTACGCCGAACTGGTCAACGCGGGCGAGGCGGACGACGTCGCCCCCGCGCTGTGCCATGAGGCGCTCACCCTGCTCGGCGCGGACCACCCTGACTGGCAGGCGAGGGTGCTCTCGGCGCTGGCGAACTACCACTCCGTGGTGTTGAGCGACGTGGGGTCCGGGCGGCCGTATGCCGACCGCGCCCTCGTCGTCGCGCTGGACGACGACACCCGGGCGGAAGCGCTGTGGGCCAAGGCGTGCGCACTCCTCGGTGCCGCGGAGGTGGAGGAGCGGGCTCGGGTCGCCGAGAAGCTGCGGGCCTGCGCCCCTCCTGGCACCCGTCGCCACGTCGAGGCGGTGCGTCTCACCGCGCACACCCGCCTCGAGCTCGGTGACCGGGCCGGCTACGAGGGGGCGGTTGACGAGCTGCGCCGGCTCGGGGAGGACCGGGGCTCATGGGACGCCCTGCTCTGGTCACGCGTGGCGAGCGGTCAGGTCGCGCTCATGGAGGGTCGGATCGACGACTCGATGGTCGCCGCCAGAGAGCTGGAGGCCGTGTCGGGCGGCAGTGTCTACGCCTGGTCGTTGGCGACGATGCAGGACTGCCACCGCCGCCTCGAACGCGGTCAGCTCGGGGAGCTGCTCCCGATGATCGAGGCGCTGGTGCCGCAGTACGACCTGGCGGGGGTGCGGGCGGTTTTCGTGCAGTGCCTGCTCCAGGCCGACGAGGCTGAGCGCGCCCCCGACGTGCTCGATGACCTCGGTCGTGACGGCTTCGCTTCGCTGCGCCAGGAGCAGACCTCCACCGGGGCGCTGGCCCTGTTGC
The genomic region above belongs to Acidimicrobiales bacterium and contains:
- a CDS encoding type II toxin-antitoxin system VapC family toxin, whose protein sequence is MKLIDVNVLIYAIDLGSPKHTVAKSWLDHALSGSETVALPSAVTVGFVRITTNPRIVASPLAPRQAIDLVREWHGRPNVTVPQPTARHLDLLTELLEATGVGGNLVTDAHLAALAIEHGADLVSYDTDFSRFPGLVWQSPAAA
- a CDS encoding helix-turn-helix transcriptional regulator, with the translated sequence MTTHQPTASREGSPPSLRSTRVSALPPREREILVLVEAGHTSAEIAEQLGLSPRSVDSALERTRQRLGAKTRLHAALLIQLVPEERDDDADGSAFAADVADHIDDALRALIVRLSEGATVTTAARAAGMSRRSASRRLAELRDRLGAGSTSQTVALACRHLVPGGYPAAS
- a CDS encoding AAA family ATPase — encoded protein: MWVGVLGPVTATSGGEPVVVKGRRQAEALAALALFIGRPVGTDRLVEALWPGDPPPTARRSLQSHLSRLRGALGDDVIARDVAGYRLSHAVTTDVVEFERHLGRAAAATDAVQALAHLAAARSLWRGEPFPELVDWAPAAAERSRLLAIYEGLDDDRLELQLGVGDPAGLVAEASVLVAQQPLRERRWGLLMRALYLAGRQAEALSTFQEARKHLIEAVGVEPGPELRALERAVLEQDPALEAPTSPRVAPTLSVASEAEHTPRFLDLLRERDPLVGRERELARCLDHWDQARRGGRPAVVVVRGEPGIGKTRLAAEVVEWSASAGESVHVARCREGVGVPYAPLAEAFPALSQEVGAASDDLGAGATSPEQVSMARERVAKAFARALERAGGPAPALLLLDDAQWADAPTVEALRWALERELSEPVLLVLTIRSNETPEAPEALDALLADLPRVVDTLDVPLGGVDREAAALIVGHRTPSAPEPEDVDWFFEQSGGSPLYLTELARQAHHEVSFTEVPLSISEIVRRRVEVLADGARDLILAGAVLGEEFDIRTVAAMLARPIDEALDDAAAAVDAQLLYRQADAAFRFSHGITRRAVESTSSTSQLLSLRWAAGALLEGLAAARPEEVADLLLAGAPVGDSTRAARAALAAASSARDHLDPGEALRLLTRAAKILRGVGPDEQRVLAEVLLASADLVARQGEVPDAKQLAAKAAELARALGDPELFARATVGYAELVNAGEADDVAPALCHEALTLLGADHPDWQARVLSALANYHSVVLSDVGSGRPYADRALVVALDDDTRAEALWAKACALLGAAEVEERARVAEKLRACAPPGTRRHVEAVRLTAHTRLELGDRAGYEGAVDELRRLGEDRGSWDALLWSRVASGQVALMEGRIDDSMVAARELEAVSGGSVYAWSLATMQDCHRRLERGQLGELLPMIEALVPQYDLAGVRAVFVQCLLQADEAERAPDVLDDLGRDGFASLRQEQTSTGALALLLEAALDLGRPDDVAALAARLAPHTGHLVVSTQGVFTLGAVDRYLAVAALVAGDDVTAEALLASAAQLETAVGATLAAAYTEVAGQWLRVARGEVPDAQVIGRLRGYADGLGLVRLREHTDAVAEGRHALLGCRRLAP